A window from Nitrosopumilus adriaticus encodes these proteins:
- a CDS encoding riboflavin synthase: protein MFTGIVEGVGKVEKISKNTKNRSAIEMTVNLGKHSKGLKIGQSVALNGVCLTATKLSKSSCIFEMIEETTKKTDLGNLKVGGIVNIERSLKAGERLEGHFVLGHVDGVGIIKKIMKKPKEVQVWFEVPKKSSKYVVKKGSIAVDGISLTVVDIKNTLASVSLIPHTIEITNFHTKKIGDKVNIETDILGKYILK from the coding sequence ATGTTTACTGGAATTGTTGAAGGAGTTGGTAAAGTTGAAAAGATTTCAAAAAATACCAAAAATCGAAGCGCTATCGAGATGACTGTGAATCTTGGAAAACATTCCAAGGGATTAAAAATTGGTCAGAGCGTTGCTTTGAATGGTGTTTGTCTTACTGCTACAAAATTATCTAAATCTAGTTGTATTTTTGAAATGATTGAAGAGACTACGAAAAAAACAGATCTTGGTAATCTAAAAGTCGGTGGAATTGTAAATATTGAACGCAGCTTAAAGGCAGGTGAGAGACTTGAAGGTCATTTTGTTTTAGGCCATGTTGATGGTGTCGGTATAATTAAAAAAATTATGAAAAAACCGAAAGAAGTTCAAGTTTGGTTTGAAGTTCCAAAAAAATCATCAAAATATGTTGTGAAAAAAGGTTCTATTGCAGTAGATGGTATTAGTCTAACAGTTGTCGATATCAAAAATACCCTAGCATCAGTTTCATTAATTCCCCACACAATTGAGATCACAAATTTTCATACAAAAAAAATTGGCGATAAAGTTAATATTGAAACTGATATTCTTGGAAAATACATTTTAAAATAA
- the ribB gene encoding 3,4-dihydroxy-2-butanone-4-phosphate synthase translates to MSLESALQSLKRGEFVLLFDSAGRENEIDMVVAAEFVTPEHVARMRQHAGGLLCIAIDNNFAKSLDLKYMHDILADSSISNKEMIMGLAPYGDHPTFSLSINHYQTYTGITDKDRSLTIREMANIFNVENKQKKFASSFKTPGHVPLLIASKGLLAARQGHTEMSVYLAQVAGLTPVTAICEMMDAETYSALSVDKAEKFAKQNGIPLIDGKELLEYAKVH, encoded by the coding sequence ATGTCTCTTGAATCAGCACTGCAATCTCTAAAGCGTGGTGAATTTGTGCTATTATTTGATTCAGCTGGAAGAGAAAATGAAATAGATATGGTAGTAGCTGCTGAATTTGTTACTCCTGAGCATGTAGCAAGAATGCGTCAACATGCTGGTGGATTACTGTGTATTGCAATTGATAATAATTTTGCAAAATCCCTTGACTTAAAATACATGCATGACATCCTTGCTGATTCTTCAATTTCAAATAAAGAAATGATTATGGGTTTGGCACCATATGGTGATCATCCAACATTTTCATTATCCATTAATCATTATCAAACTTATACCGGAATTACTGATAAAGACAGGTCATTAACAATTAGAGAAATGGCAAATATCTTTAATGTTGAAAACAAACAGAAAAAATTTGCTTCATCATTTAAAACTCCAGGACATGTCCCGCTATTGATTGCGTCTAAAGGATTATTAGCTGCACGACAAGGACATACTGAAATGTCAGTTTATCTTGCTCAAGTTGCAGGTTTGACACCTGTTACAGCAATTTGTGAAATGATGGATGCTGAAACATATTCTGCATTATCCGTGGATAAGGCAGAAAAATTTGCCAAACAAAATGGGATTCCATTAATTGATGGAAAAGAACTTTTAGAATACGCCAAGGTGCATTAG
- the ribH gene encoding 6,7-dimethyl-8-ribityllumazine synthase has protein sequence MNIAIVVSEFNEEVTSRMLAVAQEKATFLKLKILHTCTVPGAYDMPIIVDSLLQKNDVDAVVTLGAIIKGQTKHDEVISHSAAQALTSLSIKYQKPVSLGISGPGMQERHAYARIRPVAERAVEAVVKISNELKRIE, from the coding sequence TTGAATATTGCAATAGTAGTTTCGGAATTCAATGAGGAAGTGACATCTAGGATGCTTGCAGTAGCTCAAGAAAAAGCAACTTTTCTAAAGTTGAAAATATTACATACATGCACTGTTCCTGGTGCTTACGATATGCCTATAATTGTAGATTCGTTATTGCAAAAAAATGATGTAGATGCAGTAGTTACTTTGGGTGCCATAATTAAAGGACAAACAAAACATGATGAAGTAATATCACATTCTGCTGCTCAGGCTTTAACCTCATTATCAATTAAATATCAGAAACCCGTCTCTTTAGGAATTTCTGGTCCTGGAATGCAGGAAAGGCATGCCTATGCTAGGATAAGACCAGTCGCAGAAAGGGCTGTAGAAGCTGTTGTAAAAATTTCTAATGAATTAAAGAGGATTGAATAA
- a CDS encoding GTP cyclohydrolase IIa, whose protein sequence is MIQLSILKITGYGPWTLTLGSDREHELQMLQASLYKEVQKLFSEKNCLVFLNRADEFFVVSNGLGLVEHLEIQKTLEKSFDIRLDVSIGFGDSPFDANLKAYDGKKNKIILNDEHKIFGFVKNSSDSKVTIMHLDVDDLSSRRKSNSPYEITTIIFDLFSKMSQYFLEKNSLTIFMGGDNFMVVASEDGKNSVQKFINMIKENDEISLNCGIGTARTSREAVKLATKSLDTIREIRDSGKEKPEVYELSC, encoded by the coding sequence ATGATTCAACTTAGTATACTCAAAATTACTGGATATGGTCCTTGGACCTTAACATTGGGGAGTGATAGAGAGCATGAACTACAAATGCTTCAGGCATCACTCTACAAAGAAGTGCAGAAACTATTTTCTGAAAAAAACTGCCTGGTTTTTCTTAATCGAGCAGATGAATTCTTTGTAGTTTCTAATGGACTGGGTTTAGTTGAGCATCTTGAAATTCAAAAAACACTGGAAAAATCATTTGATATTAGATTGGATGTTTCAATTGGGTTTGGAGACTCTCCTTTTGATGCAAATTTGAAAGCCTATGATGGAAAGAAAAATAAAATTATTCTAAATGACGAGCATAAAATTTTTGGATTTGTTAAAAATTCATCTGATTCAAAAGTTACAATAATGCATTTAGATGTAGATGATCTTTCCTCACGTAGAAAAAGTAATTCACCATATGAGATAACCACAATAATTTTTGATTTATTTTCCAAAATGTCGCAATATTTTCTTGAAAAAAACTCTCTTACAATTTTTATGGGTGGGGATAATTTCATGGTAGTTGCAAGTGAAGATGGAAAAAATTCGGTACAGAAATTCATTAACATGATAAAAGAAAATGATGAAATTTCTTTGAATTGTGGAATAGGAACTGCTCGTACTAGTAGGGAAGCCGTAAAACTAGCCACAAAATCCCTTGATACTATACGTGAAATTCGAGATTCAGGAAAGGAAAAACCTGAAGTTTATGAATTATCATGTTAA